The Flammeovirga pectinis genomic interval ATTGATAATACTAATTAGTTACCTCAATAAATCGTTTAGAAAATCTAAAATTTTAAACTTAGAATTAGAAGATAGTTTAGGTATTGTTAACCATCAGAAAAAAGAAATAGAAAAAAAGAATACAGATTTATCAATCGCTTTAGAAGTAGTGAATGTACAGAAAGAACAGCTCACTTCTACAAATAATAAATTGCATGAAAGTATTCGTTATGCTAAAGGATTACAATCATCAATGCTTCCTTCTAAAGATAAGTTGGATGAACTCTTAGGGGATCATTTTATATTCTTTAAACCCAAAGACCAAGTATCAGGAGATTTTTATTGGGTATATGAGGTAGATAACATTAAGTATGTAGTCTGTGCAGATTGTACTGGACATGGTGTACCAGGTGCTTTTTTATCTGTTCTTGGTGTAGCAAGTTTAGAATATATCATAAATATTGAAGGTGTAAGAAAGCCATCTGAAATCTTATATAAAATTAATAATAGGTTTATTGCCCTTTTAAAAGATTTATCAAATTATATTCAAGACGGAATGGATATTTCTGTGGTTGCTTACCATTTAGATAAAGAGGAAATTGAATTTAGTGGTGCAAGAGCAAAAGTTTATTTAAAACAAGACAATAGCTTAAAACTCTTCAATACTGTAAAAAAAGCAGTAGGAGAAGAACAGAATACAACTTTTACAGATACTATTGTTAAAGTAAAAGAAGGAGATACATTGTATTTATCTACAGATGGTTTTAAAGACCAATTTGGTGGGAAAAAAGGGAAAAAATTAATGCATAAAAACTTTAAAATATTATTGGATGAAATATCTGAAATGGATACAAACCAACAATATAAGGTTATACGAAATTCATTTAATGAGTGGAAAGGTTCTTATGATCAAGTAGATGATGTATTAGTGATAGGTATAAAGATATAAGTATGAATAAAGATACAGTTGAACATATATTTTTTGATTTAGACCACACATTGTGGGATTTTGAAAAAAACTCTGAAGAAACACTTACTCACCTTTTCCATAAATATGGTATTGGAGATGGAAATGTAGCACTTCAAGATTTCTTATCAGCATATAGAAAAGCAAACTTTGAACTATGGGAATTGTATAATTTTAGTAAAGTGACAAAAGAAGAAATTCGAGATAGACGCTTTCCTATGACTTTTACAACGATTGGTTTAGACCCAACTACCACTCCTCCAACAATAGGGCAAGAATACTTAGAAATATGCCCAAGAAAACCCAATTTAATACCGGGTACTAGAGAATTACTATCTTCTTTAGAAGGAAAATATACTATGCATATTTTATCAAATGGTTTTGATGCTACGCAAGCTGTAAAGCTAGAAACTACAGGTATAGGTCAGTATTTTTCTACAGTGGTTACCTCAGAATCTTGCGGACATAAAAAACCATCTGCAGAAATTTTTGATTTTGCATTGCAACAAGCAGGAGCATCAAAAGAAAATTCTATTATGATAGGAGATAACCCTAT includes:
- a CDS encoding YjjG family noncanonical pyrimidine nucleotidase, encoding MNKDTVEHIFFDLDHTLWDFEKNSEETLTHLFHKYGIGDGNVALQDFLSAYRKANFELWELYNFSKVTKEEIRDRRFPMTFTTIGLDPTTTPPTIGQEYLEICPRKPNLIPGTRELLSSLEGKYTMHILSNGFDATQAVKLETTGIGQYFSTVVTSESCGHKKPSAEIFDFALQQAGASKENSIMIGDNPITDIKGAKEYGLPTIYFGTETTVADIEIDNLLLILEHL